A part of Deltaproteobacteria bacterium genomic DNA contains:
- a CDS encoding glycoside hydrolase family 15 protein yields MYAPIENHGVIGDLHTVALVGDNGSIDWFCYPRFDSPSVFGAVLDDAKGGRFVIGPDVDNVTCRQLYLPDTNILITRFMTEEGVSEVMDFMPPGPADENYHGRIIRIAKVVRGTMSLKLECTPAFDYGRGDHTVEVRDNRAVFQSDGLGCMLKLSQSGHRTVVSMRPDGNGGVVASGTLHENSVLAAVFQGVDDRGIDCDCPEVDGCLELLEDTERYWHQWLRQSRYSGRWREMVDRSALVLKLLCYEPTGAIVAAPTCSLPENIGGERNWDYRYTWIRDASFSLYGLMRLGFTYEAGRFMGWLKERCGDLKPDGSLQIMYGIRGEKNIPESTLDHWEGYRKSSPVRIGNAAADQLQLDIYGEMMDSVYLFNKYGTPIDSELWTNLSRLMEWVCDHWNQRDEGIWEVRGGRQHFVYSKLMCWVALDRGVRLAEKRSFPANRERWLRNRDAIYERIMTDGFNNERNAFVQSFGSDTLDASNLLMPLVFFVSPTDPKMLSTLEAIHRPPHEGGLVSDSLVYRYDVARTADGVAGEEGTFSMCTFWLVEALTRAGRLGNARFIFEKMLSYANHLGLYSEETGPRGEALGNFPQAFTHLGLISAAFNLDRKLGSKD; encoded by the coding sequence ATGTACGCTCCCATCGAGAACCACGGCGTCATCGGCGACCTTCACACGGTCGCCCTGGTGGGTGACAACGGCTCCATCGACTGGTTCTGTTATCCGCGTTTCGACTCGCCCAGCGTCTTCGGCGCCGTGCTCGACGACGCCAAGGGCGGACGTTTCGTCATCGGTCCGGACGTGGACAACGTCACCTGCCGGCAGTTGTACCTGCCCGATACGAACATCCTGATCACCCGTTTCATGACCGAGGAAGGCGTCAGCGAGGTCATGGACTTCATGCCGCCCGGACCGGCCGACGAGAACTACCACGGGCGCATCATCCGCATCGCCAAGGTGGTGCGCGGCACCATGTCGCTCAAGCTGGAATGCACGCCCGCGTTCGACTACGGACGCGGGGACCACACCGTGGAGGTGCGCGACAACCGCGCGGTGTTCCAGAGCGACGGTCTCGGCTGCATGCTGAAGCTGTCCCAGAGCGGCCACCGCACGGTCGTGTCCATGCGCCCGGACGGCAACGGCGGGGTGGTCGCCAGCGGCACGCTGCACGAGAACAGCGTGCTGGCGGCGGTGTTCCAGGGGGTCGACGACCGCGGCATCGACTGCGACTGTCCGGAGGTGGACGGCTGCCTCGAGCTGCTGGAGGACACCGAGCGCTACTGGCACCAGTGGCTGCGCCAGTCCCGCTACAGCGGCCGCTGGCGCGAGATGGTGGACCGCTCGGCGCTGGTGCTGAAACTCCTGTGCTACGAGCCCACCGGCGCCATCGTGGCCGCGCCCACCTGCAGCCTGCCGGAGAACATCGGCGGCGAGCGCAACTGGGACTACCGCTACACCTGGATCCGCGACGCCAGCTTCAGCCTGTACGGCCTCATGCGGCTGGGCTTCACCTACGAAGCGGGCCGCTTCATGGGCTGGCTCAAGGAACGCTGCGGCGACCTCAAGCCGGACGGCTCGCTGCAGATCATGTACGGCATCCGCGGCGAGAAGAACATCCCCGAGTCCACCCTCGACCACTGGGAAGGCTACCGGAAATCCTCGCCCGTGCGCATAGGCAACGCCGCCGCCGACCAGCTCCAGCTCGACATCTACGGCGAGATGATGGACTCGGTGTACCTGTTCAACAAGTACGGCACGCCTATCGACTCGGAGCTGTGGACCAACCTGTCACGCCTGATGGAGTGGGTGTGCGACCATTGGAACCAGCGTGACGAAGGCATCTGGGAGGTGCGGGGCGGACGCCAGCACTTCGTCTACTCCAAGCTCATGTGCTGGGTGGCCCTGGACCGGGGCGTGCGCCTGGCGGAGAAGCGTTCGTTCCCGGCCAACCGCGAGCGCTGGCTCAGGAACCGGGACGCCATCTACGAACGGATCATGACGGATGGCTTCAACAACGAACGCAACGCCTTCGTGCAGTCCTTCGGCAGCGACACGCTGGACGCCAGCAACCTGCTCATGCCGCTGGTCTTCTTCGTGTCCCCCACCGACCCCAAGATGCTCTCCACCCTGGAGGCCATCCACCGCCCGCCGCACGAGGGCGGCCTGGTGTCGGACAGCCTGGTGTACCGCTACGACGTGGCCCGGACGGCCGACGGGGTCGCCGGCGAGGAAGGCACCTTCAGCATGTGCACCTTCTGGCTGGTGGAAGCGCTCACCCGCGCCGGCCGGCTCGGCAACGCCCGCTTCATCTTCGAGAAGATGTTGAGCTACGCCAATCACTTGGGTCTCTACTCCGAGGAGACCGGCCCGCGGGGCGAGGCCCTTGGCAACTTCCCCCAGGCCTTCACCCACCTGGGCCTCATCAGCGCGGCGTTCAACCTCGACCGCAAGCTCGGGTCGAAGGACTGA
- the gnd gene encoding decarboxylating 6-phosphogluconate dehydrogenase, giving the protein MQLGIIGLGRMGGNMARRLIKAGHQVVAFDRHADAVQGLVQDGAVGSGSLAELVAKLDKPRAVWMMVPAAVVDQTIGSFVEHLEADDILIDGGNSNYVDDIRRARELQAKGIHYVDVGTSGGVWGLDRGYCQMIGGETGVVEHLDPIFATLAPSIDEAPPTPGRPPGKGTAEHGYLHCGPNGAGHFVKMVHNGIEYGLMAAYAEGFNILKHANIGKQGRAASAEQTPLRDPEHYQYDFDLGEVAELWRRGSVVTSWLLDLTANALLEDSELGRFAGRVSDSGEGRWTIHAAVDEAVPAHVLTAALFERFSSRGEADFGDKLLSAMRFQFGGHEELPDKK; this is encoded by the coding sequence ATGCAGTTGGGCATCATCGGTTTGGGAAGGATGGGCGGCAACATGGCGCGGCGGCTGATCAAGGCTGGGCACCAAGTGGTTGCCTTCGACAGGCACGCCGACGCCGTCCAGGGACTGGTGCAGGATGGCGCGGTGGGGAGCGGCTCGCTCGCCGAACTGGTGGCGAAGCTCGACAAGCCCCGGGCGGTGTGGATGATGGTGCCCGCGGCCGTGGTGGACCAGACCATCGGCTCCTTCGTGGAGCACCTGGAAGCGGACGATATCCTGATCGACGGCGGCAACTCGAATTACGTCGACGACATCCGGCGCGCCCGCGAACTGCAGGCCAAGGGCATCCACTACGTGGACGTCGGCACCAGCGGCGGCGTCTGGGGACTGGACCGGGGTTATTGCCAAATGATCGGCGGCGAGACGGGCGTGGTGGAACATCTCGATCCGATCTTCGCCACGCTGGCCCCCAGCATCGACGAGGCGCCGCCCACCCCGGGCCGGCCGCCGGGCAAGGGCACCGCGGAGCACGGCTACCTGCACTGCGGCCCCAATGGCGCGGGCCACTTCGTCAAGATGGTCCACAACGGCATCGAGTACGGTCTCATGGCGGCCTACGCCGAGGGTTTCAACATCCTGAAGCACGCCAACATCGGCAAACAGGGGCGGGCCGCCAGCGCGGAACAGACGCCGTTGAGGGATCCGGAGCACTACCAGTACGACTTCGACCTGGGAGAGGTGGCGGAGTTGTGGCGGCGCGGCAGCGTGGTCACCTCCTGGCTGCTGGACCTCACCGCCAACGCGTTGCTCGAGGACTCGGAGCTGGGGCGGTTCGCCGGCCGGGTGTCCGATTCCGGGGAAGGTCGCTGGACCATCCACGCGGCCGTGGACGAGGCGGTGCCCGCCCACGTCCTCACCGCGGCCCTGTTCGAGCGCTTCAGCTCCCGCGGGGAAGCGGACTTCGGCGACAAGCTGCTCTCGGCCATGCGCTTCCAGTTCGGCGGCCACGAGGAGCTGCCGGACAAGAAATAG
- the pgl gene encoding 6-phosphogluconolactonase → MDIEILPDSDAVARRAAAFIADAARAAVGARGRFVFAASGGRTPWVMLRALAEEEVPWDAVEVVQVDERVAPAGHPDRNLTHLLESLAHTPLRSDQIHPMPVETPDLDAAAREYAGTLERLTAPSGRLDLVHLGLGPDGHTASLVPGAPELEIRDARVAATGVYQGRRRMTLTFPVLDRARRILWVVTGADKREMLRRLRNGDAAIPAGRVAQDTAVVMADRAAAGQD, encoded by the coding sequence ATGGACATCGAGATATTGCCGGACAGCGATGCGGTGGCGCGGCGCGCGGCCGCCTTCATCGCGGATGCCGCGCGCGCCGCGGTTGGTGCCCGCGGACGATTCGTATTCGCCGCGAGCGGCGGGCGGACGCCGTGGGTGATGCTGCGGGCGCTGGCGGAGGAGGAAGTGCCTTGGGATGCGGTGGAGGTCGTGCAGGTGGACGAGCGCGTGGCCCCGGCGGGCCACCCGGACCGCAACCTGACGCACCTGCTCGAGAGCCTGGCGCATACGCCCCTCCGGTCCGATCAGATCCACCCCATGCCGGTGGAGACACCGGACCTGGATGCGGCCGCACGCGAATATGCCGGCACGCTGGAGCGGTTGACGGCGCCGTCAGGGCGCCTGGACCTGGTCCACCTGGGCCTCGGTCCCGACGGCCACACGGCGTCGCTGGTCCCGGGAGCGCCGGAGCTGGAAATCCGCGACGCAAGGGTGGCCGCGACCGGCGTCTATCAGGGCCGCCGGCGCATGACGCTTACGTTTCCGGTGCTGGACAGGGCGAGGCGAATTCTCTGGGTGGTGACCGGTGCGGACAAGCGCGAGATGCTGCGGCGCCTACGCAACGGCGACGCCGCCATCCCCGCGGGCCGAGTGGCGCAGGACACGGCGGTGGTGATGGCCGACCGGGCCGCGGCAGGGCAGGATTGA